GATGATGTGTAAAGGTCTGTCCCAGCCCACCAGTAACCTCGTGGCCGGCTGCTTGCAGCTGGGACCCAGTCCAATGATGCTCAACAAGATGGACGATAAGTGTGGCGGCCCGGGGGTGGGTGGTGTTGGGGGTCAGGCGAGCCATCCCCTCAGCTACCCGTCTCCAGGCCTTCCCAGCCCCCCCTATGGCTCCCTGGAGGCTTCCCACCTCCTCCATATGAAGGGATTCAAGGGGCCTGTATATGACAACCCCTCCCCTAACGAGTGCAGCAGTGGCACTCCACCATACGATGGACCTCTCACTCCCCCCCTGAGCATCAGTGGCAGCTTTGCCCTGAAGCAGGAGCCCTCTCCCCGTGAGTCAGAGAGGAACTACTCATCCCACCCTGGCCACCATGCCCACTACCTCTCGTCCCACCATTACCCCACTTCCACAACTGGCGGCCTCCCAGCAGGGCCTCAGGGCCATCCACTTTTTCAAGCGTCCCGCTATGAGCTGCCCCTGGACGTGGCCTTTGACCCCTTCACTCCCTCTCACCTGGTCGCCTCTCAGATGGGCAGCATGTGAAATGTGACCCTGAACACTTTAGAGGCCCAGTGATTGACTCTGCTATGAAGCACTGCTCTCGAATGAACGGCTGTAAAAACGATGGTCTAGGTAAATGGTTTGCATTATGTTGTCTAGAACTCTGAGAGCGCTGACCGCTCAGAGACTCACCACCTCAACTCGATCTACCTGATACAAACACGCACccattttatatgttttatttattattttttgttatttgttatttcatTTTGGTGTTCATTATTTTGACAGAAGTTGCCCCCTCAGTTGTTAGTGGCAAAATATTATTAGACTAAATCCGACATTACACAAATGTTTCAAGTGTAGAGAATGAACAAAAATGACTTTGTTAGTGCATTTCTGCATATTAAAAGAAATTGAACAAAAAGTTATAACCTAAATTGTGCACTGAGGCCACACTTGCCAGAAGAAAACCCAATGCATCtatttatatctgtatttaatatttattttgataatgtcttgtcctttttttattttttcagcaCTGTTTTTGTTTCACTGTTTTCTTGGTTTTGTTGTCAGTCACTAGTAGCTGTcctgtatttaatttatttatttgaggtATTCCAGGTACTT
The genomic region above belongs to Pseudoliparis swirei isolate HS2019 ecotype Mariana Trench chromosome 9, NWPU_hadal_v1, whole genome shotgun sequence and contains:
- the neurod4 gene encoding neurogenic differentiation factor 4; protein product: MMTKEFGKDGDVSELVSSLGWLEEDDGSSQDGEESHGLTVGGRIRSCTELGSEDMEEEEEEEEDDDEEQEMGPNGEQAPKRRGPKKKKMTKARQERCRTRRVKANARERSRMHGLNDALESLRTVMPCFSKTQKLSKIETLRLARNYIWALSESLENGQSPESHGFVEMMCKGLSQPTSNLVAGCLQLGPSPMMLNKMDDKCGGPGVGGVGGQASHPLSYPSPGLPSPPYGSLEASHLLHMKGFKGPVYDNPSPNECSSGTPPYDGPLTPPLSISGSFALKQEPSPRESERNYSSHPGHHAHYLSSHHYPTSTTGGLPAGPQGHPLFQASRYELPLDVAFDPFTPSHLVASQMGSM